GCCGGGGTTGTTTCAAAGCTTTGGGCTGTCCCGGCCTGGTCTTCCGGAATCGGCTGAAACGGGCAGACCCTGATACCAGTGATTACTTTCGGTTCCCCCTCGATAACCCTGACATTCATTTCAGCCCCGACAGGTATAGCTACAACTTTGGTAAAACCAGGCAGCGCGGGCTGACCCTCCTCCCCACTCACAAACCCTTCTTTTCCTATCAGCGATATTTTCTGATATTCCTGGTTATTTCCCGTAATCTTGGAGAAATTAACCGCAGCGAGCTGGCTTTGGATTGAGAAATTCCTGGTATTCAGCGGAGTAATGGTCTTGAACTCAAAGGACCTGGTGATCGGCAATTGAGCTGAAAGAATTTCTTCATTCAGGACAACAGATACAGGTTGTAATGCTTCCGGCGTGGTTGCCGCAGGGATGATTCTTGCTATATCGATGGACCTTAGCCCTGATAAATCAATCGGTTGTATGGCGGCTATCGAAACAGGCTGAATGGCAGCTAATAGCGATGGATCTTTGATCGTGATGAGATCACCGGCTGCTCTGATTGAAGGAGGAATCAGGAAATGAATTAAAACACTCAAACTAAAAATTGTGAGACAGGACAATACTACCGGAGAAATACAATGCCTTTTTCCCACTCTCTTCTCCACCTTTAGCATGGCTACCTCCAGAATATAAGTTTTTATTATTCAGCGTCATGCTGAATTGTAATAATAAATAATCACGCCCATTTATGATCCCCCCAGACCGGTTAAGCGACTCAGGGCCGGATAGTTATCCGCCCCGGCATATTGATTCTTAGCGCAAGCTTTTGAAGGAACTGCTTGAAGCTTAAAAACCCTTCCTTGGTTTATTGAGCAGAGAACAATAGTTTTATTCATCTCGATATTGCCATGAAAATTATAACTAACTAAAACCACCAATGTCAATAGTAATCATATGATAAAATGTTTCCCACTTCCGGGAATAAAATGATTACCTGGGGAACAACCGGGAAGTCATATTCCCCGAATTTCTGTACCCTCCCGGTCGATGAAAAAATAGGGGAGGATATTTTAAGCTTCCCATGATAAGAATCCTGGTACCATAATATACAGGAGGTATTTATCCAGCCATGAACGATCGGCTATTGTCTCATCAGAACGCTTTCACCATGATCGAGATTCTGGTCATCACTTCGATAATTGTCATCCTGGCTACTCTTGCCGGACCGGCTGTCGTCCACATGATGCCCGGAATCAGACTGAATAGTACTGCTCAGCAAATTGTAAATGATCTGCAGTTTGCCCGGATGCGCTCAATCGCGACTTCCAGGGAATTCCGGCTCAGTTTTAATACCTCAGCGGAGAGTTACCGGATTGAGGAAGGCAACAAATCAGAAGGATCGAACTGGCCGGGTGCTTTGGTTGATCTGGAGAGAAGGTTAAATGACAGTTCCAACCTGTATTATCAAAAAAATATCGATATCAGCAGCGTAACCCAGGATCCGGTTTTCAATCCAAAGGGGTTATGTTCGACAGCCTCGACAATCAAAATTCAAAACGGTGATGGGGGCAGGAAGAAGATAACCATCAACCTGGCGGGAGGGATTAAAGTCTATGATACCTGGGATTAAAGACCGCTATCCGGAGAGAACGTCCTGTTGCCTGATGGAAGAAGGGTTTACTATTATGGAATTGCTCATCGCTCTGGCCATTCTGACCATCTCGGTTCTCGGTATGGGAAATGTTATCGTGAATGCTGCCCGAAGCGGTGCCATTTCCCGGAAAACCACCATGGCCTGTAATCTTTGCCAGGCGAAAATAGAAGCGATCAAGGCATTGGGTTATAATGCCCTGTCCAACAGTCAGGAAAATAATATTGATGAGAAAGGACAGCCGGGAGGGTACTTCAGTCGCACGGTCACGACAGCCAATGGACCGATTTCTGACACCAGGCTGATAACGGTCACCGTCAGTTGGACCGACATCCTCGGTCCACATGCAGTCTCCGTGCAAACCATGATGGCAAACCAGTAACCTTGAGGTCATTTCCCCAACAGGAGATTTTATGTCTGGATGTATCGAGTATGGACTATACGGGGATAAAAGAGGCTTTACCTTTGTAGAGCTGATGATATCCATGGCTGTTTTCATGATTACTCTCCTGGCTGCTTTTGAGGTCATTACCTCGCAGAAGAAAACCTTCCAGGAGGAGCGGGAAATGATCGGATCCTCGCAGAGTGCACGGGCTTCACAGGATATTCTCCTCAGGGAGCTTCGCTCATCCGGCTACAAGGTTCTGGAGGCTGCATTTTTAAATAATCTTTCGAGCTGGATAGCGAGTGATTATCTCCCCACTTACCCCCAAACCGTCAACCTCTCTTCAGCTTCCTGCCCGATCATCACTCAAGGCAATGGTTCCGCTCCGGACATGATTACCCTTCTGATGGCTGATGCCAGAGAGACTAAACTCTTGGCCAGTGCATCCAGCAGCAGCACTACTATTACCCTTGATCCCAACAGCCCCGGCTATTCCGCAAGCTCCAAATTCAGGCCCAATGATATTATTCGCCTCGGCGACCATACCGAATTCGCGCGGGTTGTGGCTGTCTCCGGGAACACCCTGGCAATTGACACCAATCCTTCCCTGGCAGGATATCAGGGACTGGCTGCAAACTATGCTGGAGGAGCGCCTGTCAGGGAGATCAATGTCATAACCTATACCGTAATCAATGAGGAGAATGACCCCTCTCATCTTCATCATACCGCAGGACACCCCATCCTCAAGAGAAAGCATAATGAAGCTGATTACGTGGATGTAGCCGAGGATGTCGAGAATCTTCAG
This sequence is a window from bacterium. Protein-coding genes within it:
- a CDS encoding prepilin-type N-terminal cleavage/methylation domain-containing protein, which produces MIPGIKDRYPERTSCCLMEEGFTIMELLIALAILTISVLGMGNVIVNAARSGAISRKTTMACNLCQAKIEAIKALGYNALSNSQENNIDEKGQPGGYFSRTVTTANGPISDTRLITVTVSWTDILGPHAVSVQTMMANQ
- a CDS encoding GspH/FimT family pseudopilin; this encodes MNDRLLSHQNAFTMIEILVITSIIVILATLAGPAVVHMMPGIRLNSTAQQIVNDLQFARMRSIATSREFRLSFNTSAESYRIEEGNKSEGSNWPGALVDLERRLNDSSNLYYQKNIDISSVTQDPVFNPKGLCSTASTIKIQNGDGGRKKITINLAGGIKVYDTWD